Proteins encoded in a region of the Pyxidicoccus trucidator genome:
- a CDS encoding TadE/TadG family type IV pilus assembly protein, which produces MNPHVPMRRRKSRGAALVETALGATLMVTVIAFGIHFAEVGYLSLKVQEAAISALWHGTHGTMHRTATDYSKADDTMRAAGADAQRRYADFNGLSSVNNPPGITQVFTRGRDMQVNCDVGGDPDWDGALLTQLIYRDRGAAHCESQATLDLFRFPTSFLDQGGGALYKQEHADDRFGNLRVCGMGRPVAGACNGRISMLVDDWGLASSGAISETLTCQMPFGQMPYELDPPIFVPIPCANLPFYAAVLGTYAPTALIIPPMSDFMPLGVLQFPAPIKSRYFFMSAPGEEVVFLQVPTLDQPGGASGMFATTPGSVLALSTPWYGISYGMRVANRGCFLGKDCD; this is translated from the coding sequence ATGAACCCGCACGTCCCGATGCGCCGTCGCAAGTCCCGGGGCGCGGCCCTGGTGGAGACCGCCCTGGGCGCCACGCTCATGGTGACGGTCATCGCCTTCGGCATCCACTTCGCCGAGGTGGGCTACCTGTCGCTCAAGGTGCAGGAGGCCGCCATCTCCGCGCTGTGGCACGGCACCCACGGGACGATGCATCGGACGGCCACCGACTACTCGAAGGCGGACGACACGATGCGGGCCGCGGGCGCGGACGCGCAGCGCCGCTACGCGGACTTCAACGGCCTGTCCTCCGTCAACAACCCCCCGGGCATCACCCAGGTCTTCACCCGGGGCCGCGACATGCAGGTGAACTGCGACGTGGGCGGCGACCCCGACTGGGACGGCGCGCTCCTCACCCAGCTCATCTACCGCGACCGCGGCGCGGCCCACTGCGAGTCCCAGGCCACGCTGGACCTCTTCCGCTTCCCCACCTCCTTCCTCGACCAGGGCGGCGGCGCGCTCTACAAGCAGGAGCACGCGGACGACCGCTTCGGCAACCTGCGCGTGTGCGGCATGGGCCGGCCCGTGGCGGGGGCGTGCAACGGCCGCATCTCCATGCTGGTGGACGACTGGGGCCTGGCCAGCAGCGGCGCCATCAGCGAGACGCTCACCTGCCAGATGCCCTTCGGGCAGATGCCGTACGAGCTGGACCCGCCCATCTTCGTCCCCATCCCCTGCGCCAACCTGCCCTTCTACGCCGCGGTGCTCGGCACCTACGCGCCCACCGCGCTCATCATCCCCCCCATGTCGGACTTCATGCCCCTGGGGGTGCTGCAGTTCCCCGCGCCCATCAAGTCGCGGTACTTCTTCATGAGCGCGCCAGGCGAAGAGGTGGTCTTCCTGCAGGTGCCCACGCTGGACCAGCCGGGAGGCGCCTCGGGCATGTTCGCCACCACGCCCGGCTCCGTCCTCGCGCTCTCCACCCCCTGGTACGGCATCTCGTATGGCATGCGCGTGGCCAACCGGGGCTGCTTCCTCGGCAAGGACTGCGATTAA
- a CDS encoding sigma 54-interacting transcriptional regulator, translating into MSAPPPHPDDIHTSPGDLGQDLALSPQLGETLVVDPRTTVKLHKCRLSVSSGPDTGRSVVSDKERLRCGAHPGNDLVLVEDRTASRHHFEIQFTERGYLLVDLGSTNGTFLDGRRIERAYLSPGSQIRAGSSMLTFAPLDEEVTIEPDRDSELCGMVGQSMKMRQIFGLIKKIAPLDVSVIIQGETGTGKELVARAIHELSGRTQGPMEVLDCGAIPPNLIESELFGHEKGAFTGAVAGRPGAFERAHGGTIFLDELGELRLDLQPKLLRVLENHEVRRVGGNDVIEVNCRVIAATNRDLMKEIQAGNFREDLYFRLSVITVQLPPLRQRRDDIPLILKRALADPELVGKHGKKRFSAEALGLLMSYAWPGNVRELMNVLSHVLTFSEGEEVLPSHLPPRVRGQAREGPLPFNEHLSFKDAKEQLLENFEREYVTSVLTRCEGNLSRAARESGLHRKSIERLVKKYQLDTKGMKSR; encoded by the coding sequence ATGAGTGCTCCCCCTCCGCACCCTGACGACATCCACACCAGCCCCGGCGACCTCGGGCAGGACCTGGCCCTCTCCCCGCAACTCGGGGAGACACTCGTGGTGGACCCCCGCACCACGGTGAAGCTCCACAAGTGCCGGCTGTCCGTGTCCTCCGGTCCCGACACCGGCCGCTCCGTGGTGAGCGACAAGGAGCGCCTGCGCTGCGGCGCGCACCCCGGCAATGATTTGGTGCTCGTGGAGGACCGCACCGCCAGCCGCCACCACTTCGAAATCCAGTTCACCGAGCGCGGCTACCTCCTGGTGGACCTGGGCTCCACCAACGGCACCTTCCTGGACGGCCGGCGGATTGAGCGCGCCTACCTGTCCCCCGGCTCGCAGATTCGCGCCGGCTCCTCGATGCTGACCTTCGCGCCGCTGGACGAGGAAGTCACCATCGAGCCCGACCGCGACAGCGAGCTGTGCGGCATGGTCGGTCAGAGCATGAAGATGCGGCAGATTTTCGGCCTCATCAAGAAGATCGCCCCCCTGGACGTGTCCGTCATCATCCAGGGCGAGACGGGCACCGGGAAGGAGCTGGTGGCGCGCGCCATCCACGAGCTGTCCGGCCGCACCCAGGGCCCCATGGAGGTGCTGGACTGCGGCGCCATTCCGCCCAACCTCATCGAGAGCGAGCTGTTCGGCCACGAGAAGGGCGCCTTCACCGGCGCGGTGGCCGGCCGCCCCGGCGCCTTCGAGCGCGCCCATGGGGGCACCATCTTCCTCGACGAGCTGGGCGAGCTGCGCCTGGACCTCCAGCCCAAGCTGTTGCGCGTGCTGGAGAACCACGAGGTGCGGCGCGTGGGCGGCAACGACGTCATCGAGGTGAACTGCCGCGTCATCGCCGCCACCAACCGCGACTTGATGAAGGAGATTCAGGCGGGCAACTTCCGCGAGGACCTCTACTTCCGCCTGTCGGTGATTACGGTGCAGCTGCCGCCGCTGCGCCAGCGCCGGGACGACATCCCCCTCATCCTCAAGCGCGCGCTCGCCGACCCGGAGCTCGTCGGCAAGCACGGCAAGAAGCGCTTCTCCGCGGAGGCCCTGGGCCTGCTGATGTCCTACGCGTGGCCGGGCAACGTGCGCGAGCTGATGAACGTGCTGTCGCACGTGCTGACCTTCAGCGAGGGCGAGGAGGTCCTCCCCTCCCACCTGCCGCCCCGCGTCCGCGGCCAGGCCCGCGAGGGGCCGCTGCCCTTCAACGAGCACCTCTCCTTCAAGGACGCCAAGGAGCAGCTGCTGGAGAACTTCGAGCGCGAGTACGTCACCAGCGTCCTGACGCGCTGCGAGGGCAACCTCTCCCGCGCCGCCCGCGAGAGCGGCCTGCACCGCAAGTCCATTGAGCGGCTGGTGAAGAAGTACCAGCTCGACACCAAGGGCATGAAGTCGCGGTAG
- a CDS encoding Tad domain-containing protein, protein MHGLLRARSRGQSMTIFVLAMLLVVLMVSLTLSFSMKVRERIEVQTVADAAAYTNAVATARTMNNIAVLNRTQIAHAVAQAGAQSIISWTTLYRAHLNASRSSFGGAKWPYQIAQLGCLCPWSSTCRRLCRCGNKGVRDLNLLQRAYRMEDQRVEAIFLGADARAALQVFLHQVAQLAIYASQQEVYRDLSDSLHDQDFTREIANAAAPGPTRGEWLTPGGVTTNRSELRGGAMCTDTGAMCELPLSVAHAVTAASGSRGYRFVTHRAQEHYLPHMVRILALAFLNARSIAIAQGEGTTYFNRPARNFTMAAIMNMIPPYAPAISGVDLGTVDTIYMHILNGGGLPCPPVFPGTPQWAWSEVAASGTSFVHRWTGGSDRIPFVHFLVPCTGGLSSCPGIWPAFIDYNARAVVDEDDNFGQPKNFALVQRDLGQRTVPDPWNFFMRFRFEPSNDGRFDNRGLVLADGTPNRMQTALSTGIAYYHRGESLGFNHWNEPPNLLNPYWRATLVAADIDSDGLNDARDTLRNNGAPVAADTFEALRGVGFRGIQ, encoded by the coding sequence ATGCATGGCCTGCTCCGCGCCCGCTCGCGCGGCCAGTCGATGACGATTTTCGTCCTCGCCATGTTGCTGGTGGTGCTGATGGTGTCCCTCACGCTGTCCTTCTCCATGAAGGTGCGTGAGCGAATCGAGGTTCAGACGGTGGCGGACGCCGCCGCCTACACCAATGCGGTGGCCACCGCGCGCACCATGAACAACATCGCGGTGCTCAACCGCACGCAGATTGCCCACGCGGTGGCGCAGGCGGGCGCGCAGAGCATCATCTCCTGGACCACGCTCTACCGCGCCCACCTCAACGCCTCGCGCTCGTCCTTCGGTGGCGCGAAGTGGCCCTACCAGATTGCCCAGCTCGGGTGCCTCTGTCCCTGGAGCAGCACCTGCCGCCGCCTGTGCCGGTGCGGCAACAAGGGCGTGCGCGACTTGAACCTGCTGCAGCGCGCCTACCGGATGGAGGACCAGCGCGTGGAGGCCATCTTCCTGGGCGCCGACGCGCGGGCCGCCCTTCAGGTGTTTCTCCACCAGGTGGCCCAGCTCGCCATCTATGCCTCGCAGCAGGAGGTCTACCGCGACCTCTCCGACTCGCTCCATGACCAGGACTTCACCAGGGAAATCGCCAACGCGGCCGCGCCGGGCCCCACCCGCGGCGAGTGGCTCACCCCTGGGGGCGTGACGACGAACCGCAGTGAGCTCCGGGGCGGGGCCATGTGCACGGACACGGGCGCCATGTGCGAGCTGCCCCTGTCCGTCGCCCACGCCGTCACGGCCGCCTCCGGCAGCCGCGGCTACCGCTTCGTCACCCACCGCGCCCAGGAGCACTACCTGCCGCACATGGTGCGCATCCTCGCGCTGGCCTTCCTCAACGCCCGGAGCATCGCCATCGCCCAGGGCGAGGGGACGACTTACTTCAACCGGCCTGCCCGCAACTTCACGATGGCCGCCATCATGAACATGATTCCCCCCTACGCGCCGGCCATCTCCGGGGTGGACCTGGGCACGGTGGACACCATCTACATGCACATCCTCAACGGCGGCGGGCTGCCCTGCCCGCCGGTGTTCCCGGGCACGCCCCAGTGGGCCTGGTCGGAAGTCGCCGCGTCGGGGACCTCGTTCGTGCACCGGTGGACGGGCGGCAGCGACCGCATCCCCTTCGTCCACTTCCTCGTGCCGTGCACCGGCGGCCTCAGCAGCTGCCCCGGCATCTGGCCGGCCTTCATCGACTACAACGCCCGCGCCGTCGTCGATGAGGACGACAACTTCGGCCAGCCGAAGAACTTCGCGCTCGTCCAGCGCGACCTGGGCCAGCGCACGGTGCCGGACCCCTGGAACTTCTTCATGCGCTTCCGCTTCGAGCCGAGCAACGATGGCCGCTTCGACAACCGGGGCCTCGTGCTGGCGGACGGCACGCCCAACCGCATGCAGACGGCGCTGTCCACCGGCATCGCCTACTACCACCGCGGTGAGAGCCTGGGCTTCAACCACTGGAACGAGCCGCCCAACCTGCTCAACCCCTACTGGCGCGCCACGCTGGTGGCCGCCGACATCGACAGCGACGGCCTGAACGACGCGCGAGACACCCTCCGCAACAACGGCGCTCCGGTCGCCGCCGACACTTTCGAGGCCCTGCGCGGCGTGGGCTTCAGGGGGATTCAATGA
- a CDS encoding TadE/TadG family type IV pilus assembly protein: MVEAALTLPLVVFLVLGTLQLFLMLQARVLAHYAVFRATRAGAVGYGDCERMTHAAILALLPSFHSFLGNSTSATVVQHGGGANAPAKLAAAFAARRGNRYAGGGAPGPRMDGVHDGAIVWINRFIQGGGVPSPQDRNFDQPDHLRQLEVRMVYWYPLRIPFANWVMSRMFLAQLNLEEYTASNPLIMAERNADWNRGEFTDPFELTGDVGAELLSRVRRQQYVFPIETTFTMRMLTPLKSRFFPTMNCPR; the protein is encoded by the coding sequence ATGGTGGAGGCCGCGTTGACGCTTCCTCTCGTCGTCTTCCTCGTGCTGGGCACGTTGCAGCTCTTCTTGATGCTGCAGGCACGTGTGCTGGCCCACTACGCCGTCTTCCGCGCCACGCGCGCGGGGGCGGTGGGCTACGGCGACTGCGAGCGGATGACCCACGCGGCCATCCTCGCGCTGCTGCCGTCGTTCCACTCCTTCCTCGGCAACTCCACGTCCGCGACGGTGGTGCAGCACGGCGGCGGCGCCAACGCGCCGGCGAAGCTGGCGGCGGCCTTCGCGGCCCGCCGGGGCAACCGCTACGCGGGCGGCGGCGCTCCGGGGCCCCGGATGGACGGCGTCCATGACGGCGCCATCGTGTGGATCAACCGCTTCATCCAGGGCGGCGGGGTGCCCAGCCCCCAGGACCGCAACTTCGACCAGCCCGACCACCTGCGGCAGCTCGAGGTGCGGATGGTGTACTGGTATCCGCTGCGGATTCCCTTCGCCAACTGGGTCATGTCGCGCATGTTCCTCGCGCAGCTGAACCTGGAGGAATACACCGCCTCCAACCCGCTCATCATGGCCGAGCGGAACGCCGACTGGAACCGCGGTGAGTTCACCGACCCGTTCGAGCTCACCGGTGACGTCGGCGCCGAGCTGCTGTCGCGCGTGCGCCGGCAGCAGTACGTCTTCCCCATCGAGACGACCTTCACGATGCGGATGCTGACGCCGCTGAAGTCCCGCTTCTTCCCCACCATGAACTGCCCCCGGTGA